From the genome of Nicotiana sylvestris chromosome 1, ASM39365v2, whole genome shotgun sequence:
tgagcgatattgtagtgaggtgggaatatcaaaagagggttatttcttttgagtgttgtagtggtctttggagtatttacctccgacctacaaagttgtaaaattccttactatagtgatatcagttgctcctctcggggtcgtggttttttcccttattcagaagggttttccacgtaaaaattttggtgtcattgttactcttttattcttgttaattaccgtatctcggtactacattattattccgctttattaccgtgaatattattttggtaaggggtttattcccaacatgTTTCACTTGACCTTTATAACTACAATATAATCAGTTACCTATTTAACCAAGAAACTAATTGACTGTTTTATGCTTTAGTAGAAATTTTATCTCGAGGCAATGGAATCTGGTTCATCCTGTGAAGTCTTGCCAATGAAAATTGAGAAGTTGAAGTTGAGTGACAAAGAAGATGCTGCTACAGAGGATTACTCGGACATAAGTCTCCGCCTATTGGACCTCACAGATGTTGATGATTTTATGGAATGGTCTGCGGATGAAAACGTTAATAAGTTCTGTTCTGGTTTCACATTCAAATGCAAAGAAGACGCGATGAGATACATTGCTGGTGTTGTTATACCACATCCCTGGTTCCGAGCAATTTGCTTAAGTGGCAAGCCAATTGGTTCTATTTCTGTATTACCATTTAATGGAAGTGATAGGTGCAGGGGTGAAATTGGAAATGAGTTATCATCAAAGTATTGGGGCAAAGGTATTGCCACAAAGGCGGTGAAGATGGCGGCCGCCACCATATTCATCGAGTGGCCACACTTGGAGAGGCTTGAAGCTGTGGTAGATGTTGAAAATCCAGGATCACAGAGGGTGTTGGAGAAGGCTGGTTTTACAAAGGAAGGTGTTTTGAGGAAGTATTATCTTCTTAA
Proteins encoded in this window:
- the LOC104211072 gene encoding uncharacterized protein — protein: MESGSSCEVLPMKIEKLKLSDKEDAATEDYSDISLRLLDLTDVDDFMEWSADENVNKFCSGFTFKCKEDAMRYIAGVVIPHPWFRAICLSGKPIGSISVLPFNGSDRCRGEIGNELSSKYWGKGIATKAVKMAAATIFIEWPHLERLEAVVDVENPGSQRVLEKAGFTKEGVLRKYYLLKGRPRDIVMFSLLSTDLQVTYFM